In the Novosphingobium sp. 9 genome, one interval contains:
- a CDS encoding OmpW/AlkL family protein, which produces MRKITLLAALAAATTLTAPAHAGSPDGKIQVKVLGSAVLPDGGISKIETLDTSTTLGSTLAGMGSVGTKANNNVVPTVAIEYFFTPAISVETICCFTQHHVSGTKALAGTDLVDHVLILPATVTLKAHLVNKTPFKPYVGVGPAWFFVFDEKPGDTAQALGIDKVRMSNKVGFALQGGVDVALGQSGFGLSLDAKKYWVKPTASFYDEDGTLALRTRHDLDPWVLSAGVSYRF; this is translated from the coding sequence ATGCGCAAGATCACTCTGCTGGCCGCGCTTGCCGCCGCGACGACTTTGACGGCCCCTGCCCATGCGGGCAGCCCGGATGGCAAGATCCAGGTGAAGGTGCTGGGCAGCGCGGTGCTGCCGGACGGCGGGATCTCGAAAATCGAGACGCTCGATACCTCGACGACGCTGGGCAGCACGCTGGCGGGCATGGGCTCGGTCGGCACCAAGGCGAACAACAATGTCGTACCCACCGTCGCGATCGAGTACTTCTTCACGCCCGCGATCTCGGTCGAGACGATCTGCTGCTTCACCCAGCACCACGTCAGCGGGACCAAGGCGCTGGCGGGCACCGATCTGGTCGATCACGTGCTGATCCTGCCCGCCACGGTGACGCTGAAGGCGCATCTGGTGAACAAGACGCCGTTCAAGCCCTATGTCGGCGTCGGCCCCGCCTGGTTCTTTGTGTTCGATGAAAAGCCCGGCGATACGGCGCAGGCGCTGGGTATCGACAAGGTGCGCATGTCGAACAAGGTCGGCTTTGCGCTGCAGGGCGGTGTGGATGTCGCGCTGGGGCAGAGCGGGTTCGGCCTGTCGCTCGATGCCAAGAAGTACTGGGTGAAGCCAACCGCCTCCTTCTATGACGAGGATGGCACGCTGGCACTGCGCACACGCCACGATCTGGACCCCTGGGTGCTCAGCGCGGGCGTGAGCTACCGGTTCTGA
- the hemN gene encoding oxygen-independent coproporphyrinogen III oxidase — MWTYHPDLLAVPVPRYTSFPTAAEFAETDLSAPLAQAIESIDGEVSLYVHIPYCEAICWYCGCNTGAANRAERVARYLDALHREIALVAERLPSKARIGRIAFGGGSPNGIAPVDFVRLMDALLLHFAIPAKAAERPVLSIELDPRSLRREWAAVLGSIGFTRASLGVQTFSPQLQRAIGRIQPGELIEASCAMLRASGVTSINFDLMYGLPGQTMDDLEDSLARSVALGADRIALFGYAHVPHIVPRQRRIDGSALPDAAARFAMAAFGHEYLTGKGYIPVGFDHFARPGDALAQAALTGRLRRNFQGFTEDSAPVLIGLGASAISGFPDLLAQNDKNAGRYRALLAEDRLPATRGLLRSPQDRARGEVIEALLCQGRSAMPQAIAHEAAALLAPFLLAGVCEIDRGDLVIPPAGLPYARAIAACFDPYRRESARRFSSAV; from the coding sequence ATGTGGACCTATCATCCCGATCTGCTCGCCGTGCCGGTGCCGCGCTACACCAGCTTTCCCACCGCTGCCGAGTTCGCCGAGACCGACCTCTCGGCCCCGCTCGCCCAGGCCATCGAGAGCATCGACGGCGAGGTCTCGCTCTATGTCCATATTCCCTATTGCGAGGCGATCTGCTGGTACTGCGGCTGCAATACCGGCGCCGCGAACCGTGCCGAACGGGTCGCGCGCTATCTCGATGCGCTCCATCGCGAGATCGCGCTGGTCGCGGAACGGCTACCGTCAAAAGCACGGATAGGGAGAATCGCTTTCGGTGGCGGCAGTCCCAACGGCATTGCCCCGGTCGATTTCGTGCGGCTGATGGATGCGCTGCTGCTGCACTTCGCGATTCCCGCCAAGGCCGCCGAACGCCCGGTGCTCTCGATCGAACTGGACCCGCGCTCGCTGCGCCGGGAATGGGCCGCAGTCCTGGGCTCGATCGGTTTCACCAGAGCCAGCCTTGGCGTGCAGACGTTCTCTCCGCAGCTTCAGCGGGCGATCGGCCGCATTCAACCGGGCGAACTGATCGAGGCGTCCTGCGCCATGCTGCGGGCATCGGGCGTCACCTCGATCAACTTCGACCTGATGTACGGATTGCCCGGCCAGACCATGGACGATCTGGAGGACAGCCTTGCCCGCAGCGTCGCGCTCGGGGCCGACCGGATCGCGCTGTTCGGCTATGCCCATGTCCCGCACATCGTGCCGCGCCAGCGCCGGATCGACGGCAGCGCCTTGCCCGATGCTGCCGCCCGGTTCGCCATGGCCGCGTTCGGCCACGAATACCTGACCGGCAAGGGCTATATCCCGGTGGGGTTCGACCATTTCGCAAGGCCCGGCGATGCCCTCGCGCAGGCGGCGCTTACCGGGCGGCTGCGGCGCAACTTCCAGGGCTTTACCGAGGACAGCGCGCCGGTGCTGATCGGCCTTGGCGCCTCGGCGATCTCCGGCTTTCCCGACCTGCTCGCCCAGAACGACAAGAACGCCGGTCGATACCGTGCGCTGCTGGCCGAGGATCGCCTTCCCGCCACGCGCGGCCTTCTTCGCAGCCCGCAGGACCGCGCGCGCGGCGAGGTGATAGAGGCGCTGCTCTGTCAGGGACGCAGCGCCATGCCGCAAGCCATCGCCCATGAAGCGGCAGCGCTGCTGGCGCCGTTCCTGCTGGCGGGTGTCTGCGAGATCGACCGGGGCGATCTGGTGATCCCGCCTGCCGGGCTGCCCTATGCCCGTGCCATCGCCGCCTGCTTCGATCCCTATCGCCGGGAATCGGCAAGGCGTTTCAGTTCAGCGGTTTGA